In Sporosarcina sp. PTS2304, a genomic segment contains:
- the brnQ gene encoding branched-chain amino acid transport system II carrier protein has translation MNRFTKFDTLKLGLTMFALFFGAGNMIFPPLLGQLAGVETWITLVGFLITGVGLPYLGVIAVTMSGVQLNDLAGKASPLFAMIFPLIVYLAIGPFFGLPRTATVAYEIAVSPFVSSSLQTLVLAIFSVLFFSITVWLSLKPNKIVDRFGSILTPVLLAIVTLFIVIGLINPIGEAGPPLEPFTENFFAKGFIEGYGTMDAIAALVFAIIVINAVKLKGITDKKEITSITVKAGSIAVIGLSAVYAGLAYLGSTSRAVAEGSTNGGVILAKLAYALLGNSGLYLLGIAVTLACLTTAIGLTSASATYLTTIVPKISYKLFVLIICTFTTIISNVGLTKLLAIMLPVLVGVYPLAIVLISFSLFHRLFKGYHEVYIYGLSAAGLIGFFDMLKAFNVDLGPVTDILEFFPLYEQGIGWAVPALVFGFIGFTVASVQGKPRVQ, from the coding sequence ATGAATAGATTTACCAAATTCGACACGCTAAAATTAGGGCTTACTATGTTTGCCCTATTTTTCGGTGCGGGTAACATGATCTTCCCTCCATTACTTGGACAACTGGCAGGTGTCGAGACATGGATCACCCTTGTCGGATTTTTGATTACCGGTGTCGGATTACCTTACCTCGGCGTGATTGCAGTAACGATGAGTGGTGTGCAGCTAAATGATTTGGCCGGAAAAGCCTCTCCTTTATTCGCAATGATTTTTCCACTAATCGTTTATTTGGCGATCGGACCTTTCTTCGGCCTGCCACGGACAGCGACTGTGGCTTATGAAATTGCTGTATCGCCTTTTGTGTCTAGCTCTCTTCAAACACTAGTGCTTGCTATTTTCTCAGTGCTTTTCTTTAGCATCACTGTGTGGCTTTCATTGAAACCGAATAAAATTGTAGATCGCTTTGGCAGCATCTTAACACCAGTTTTGCTTGCAATCGTAACACTATTTATCGTCATCGGATTGATAAACCCTATAGGTGAGGCTGGCCCTCCACTTGAACCGTTTACGGAAAACTTTTTTGCCAAAGGGTTTATTGAAGGGTATGGCACGATGGATGCAATTGCTGCATTAGTATTCGCGATTATCGTCATCAATGCTGTGAAGTTAAAAGGAATTACTGATAAAAAAGAAATTACGTCTATTACAGTGAAAGCAGGATCAATTGCAGTAATTGGATTAAGCGCAGTATATGCAGGACTCGCATACTTAGGTTCGACAAGCCGCGCAGTAGCAGAAGGTTCGACGAATGGCGGAGTTATTTTAGCAAAGCTTGCATATGCCCTATTAGGTAATAGCGGCTTGTATTTACTCGGTATAGCTGTAACGCTCGCGTGTTTGACAACCGCCATTGGATTGACTTCGGCCAGTGCTACATATTTAACTACAATCGTTCCGAAAATTTCTTATAAACTATTTGTATTGATCATTTGTACATTTACAACGATTATTTCAAATGTTGGACTGACAAAGTTACTTGCGATTATGCTCCCTGTATTGGTTGGAGTCTACCCATTAGCCATTGTGTTAATTTCGTTCAGCTTATTCCACCGTCTGTTTAAAGGCTATCATGAAGTCTATATATACGGTTTAAGTGCTGCAGGACTTATTGGTTTTTTCGATATGCTGAAGGCGTTTAACGTTGATCTGGGACCGGTTACAGATATCTTGGAGTTCTTTCCCTTATACGAACAAGGTATTGGCTGGGCTGTACCAGCACTCGTATTTGGTTTTATTGGATTTACCGTAGCATCAGTACAGGGAAAACCTCGTGTACAATGA
- a CDS encoding M17 family metallopeptidase — MQIHTEILLATAGQVTKNQLVKQFVENQTGGYCSLVLEDKQVVVLKDKKWKSLEDIRSIAGEVSRNLAAQKVQTATIQADVLAEKWSDADEAVTAFVEGWHLGAYNFDRYQSKKANPVTKLTVSGADSALVKIGEVRAAAMAFSRDLMNELSDVLNPETYPEVLKEHFKGTKVKIDVLGKKEIEERQMNGVLTVCRGSKYEPSFVEMTLQTDASKPLVALVGKGVTYDSGGISLKGGRDDSDMRMDMGGSAAVSGALSLLAHSDAKVNVVVLIPMVENTPGPDAVMPGEVIQFKNGISVQVGNTDAEGRLILADGLIRAEELGADYTVDIATLTGAVVAALGTEMGGVFGDEELAYKMKKIGDQNGDFIWPLPLVDAYEESLDSAYADCNNISSLSVAGSITAGLFLRKFAPKTNWLHVDMAGVMDKQKPKGYYTKSATGYGARLLADYTTSLTK, encoded by the coding sequence ATGCAAATCCATACAGAAATTTTATTGGCAACTGCTGGCCAAGTGACAAAAAATCAATTGGTGAAACAATTCGTCGAGAATCAAACAGGCGGATATTGTTCACTCGTACTAGAAGATAAACAAGTAGTCGTTTTAAAAGATAAGAAGTGGAAATCACTAGAGGATATCCGTAGTATCGCGGGAGAAGTATCCCGTAATCTAGCTGCACAAAAAGTACAGACTGCAACGATTCAAGCAGATGTATTAGCGGAGAAATGGTCTGACGCTGACGAAGCGGTTACTGCATTCGTGGAAGGTTGGCATCTCGGAGCGTATAATTTCGATCGTTATCAATCTAAAAAAGCAAATCCGGTAACGAAATTAACCGTTAGTGGAGCAGATTCAGCGTTGGTGAAAATTGGAGAAGTACGCGCAGCAGCGATGGCATTTTCACGTGACTTGATGAATGAATTATCTGATGTTCTAAATCCAGAGACATATCCAGAAGTCTTGAAAGAACACTTTAAAGGTACGAAAGTGAAGATTGATGTACTAGGTAAGAAAGAAATTGAAGAGCGACAGATGAATGGTGTATTAACTGTTTGTCGCGGTAGTAAGTATGAGCCTTCATTCGTTGAGATGACGTTGCAGACAGATGCATCGAAGCCGTTAGTGGCACTTGTTGGTAAAGGCGTAACTTATGATTCAGGTGGTATTAGCTTGAAAGGTGGACGTGACGACAGTGATATGCGTATGGATATGGGTGGTTCAGCGGCTGTCAGCGGTGCGTTATCACTTCTAGCGCATTCTGATGCAAAAGTGAATGTCGTTGTACTAATTCCAATGGTTGAAAATACACCAGGACCAGACGCTGTTATGCCAGGTGAAGTGATTCAATTTAAGAATGGCATCAGTGTACAAGTCGGGAATACAGACGCAGAAGGTCGTTTGATCTTAGCGGATGGATTGATTCGTGCGGAGGAACTGGGCGCAGACTATACGGTGGATATCGCTACATTAACAGGTGCAGTCGTTGCGGCACTAGGTACAGAAATGGGTGGCGTTTTCGGTGACGAAGAACTGGCGTACAAAATGAAGAAAATCGGCGATCAAAACGGTGACTTTATCTGGCCACTTCCTTTAGTGGATGCTTATGAAGAATCATTAGACAGTGCCTATGCGGATTGTAATAATATCAGTTCGTTGTCTGTAGCAGGTTCAATTACTGCAGGATTATTCTTGCGTAAATTTGCACCGAAGACGAACTGGCTACATGTCGATATGGCAGGCGTTATGGATAAGCAGAAGCCTAAAGGATATTATACGAAATCCGCAACAGGCTATGGCGCTCGATTGCTTGCAGATTATACGACTTCGTTAACTAAATAA
- the argH gene encoding argininosuccinate lyase, protein MMKLWGGRFSSKADEIMEKFNSSLPVDYRLFREDIAGSIAHVTMQVHCDLLTPEEGETLVNGLQSILADIETGDLKIEGNYEDIHSFVEMNLTKRVGETGKKLHTARSRNDQVAVDMRQYARNQAAVVMDALQTLIDSLEAKGKANNVIMPGYTHLQRAQVVTFGHHLGAYAQMFMRDKKRVQHAVEILNENPLGCGALAGTTHAIEREVTTALLGFDKPVDNFLDGVSDRDYLLELLSDFSLIMMHMSRLSEELILWSSQEFRFVTISDAYSTGSSIMPQKKNPDAAELIRGKTGRVYGSLFALLTTLKGLPLTYNKDMQEDKEQFFNGLDTVLDCLEIMSKMIDTLTVNADQMKAAIKGGFLNATEVADYLVAKGTPFRDAHEIVGKIIIYCEKENRAIEDLTVEELQNFSSSIANDIYDYIDYEAIITKGNKGLMKK, encoded by the coding sequence ATGATGAAACTTTGGGGTGGACGTTTTAGCAGTAAAGCAGATGAAATCATGGAGAAGTTCAATAGTTCTCTTCCAGTGGATTATCGTTTATTCCGTGAAGATATTGCCGGAAGTATTGCGCATGTAACGATGCAAGTTCATTGTGATTTATTAACTCCAGAAGAAGGAGAAACATTAGTTAATGGACTCCAGTCTATTTTAGCGGATATCGAGACTGGCGACTTGAAAATAGAAGGAAATTATGAAGATATTCATTCATTCGTCGAAATGAATTTGACAAAACGAGTAGGAGAAACAGGCAAGAAGCTACATACTGCACGTAGTCGTAATGACCAGGTTGCTGTTGATATGAGACAATATGCAAGAAACCAGGCAGCTGTCGTCATGGATGCGTTACAGACGTTGATTGACTCTTTAGAAGCGAAGGGGAAAGCGAATAATGTCATCATGCCGGGCTATACCCATCTGCAACGTGCGCAAGTTGTTACTTTTGGTCATCATTTAGGAGCCTATGCTCAAATGTTCATGCGTGATAAAAAGCGCGTTCAGCATGCTGTTGAAATTCTGAATGAAAATCCGCTTGGATGCGGTGCGTTAGCTGGAACGACTCATGCTATTGAACGCGAAGTTACGACAGCACTGCTCGGTTTTGATAAGCCGGTAGATAATTTTCTCGATGGTGTGAGTGATCGTGACTATTTACTCGAGTTACTGTCGGATTTTTCGTTGATCATGATGCATATGAGTCGTTTAAGTGAAGAATTAATTTTATGGAGTAGCCAGGAATTTCGTTTTGTAACAATTTCGGATGCTTATTCTACAGGCAGCAGTATTATGCCACAGAAGAAAAATCCTGACGCTGCGGAGTTGATTAGAGGAAAAACAGGTCGTGTGTATGGTTCTTTATTCGCTTTATTAACGACACTTAAAGGACTGCCTCTTACATACAACAAAGATATGCAAGAAGACAAAGAGCAATTTTTCAACGGTCTTGATACCGTCCTAGATTGCCTGGAAATAATGTCTAAAATGATTGATACGTTAACAGTCAATGCTGATCAAATGAAAGCTGCAATTAAAGGTGGTTTTCTGAATGCGACAGAAGTAGCGGACTATCTCGTAGCTAAAGGCACACCATTCCGAGATGCGCATGAGATTGTAGGGAAAATCATCATTTATTGTGAAAAAGAAAATCGTGCAATTGAAGATTTAACAGTTGAAGAACTTCAAAATTTCAGTAGTTCGATTGCAAATGATATTTACGACTATATTGATTACGAAGCGATTATTACAAAAGGAAATAAAGGTTTAATGAAAAAGTAA
- a CDS encoding YaiI/YqxD family protein codes for MTTILVDADGCSVINETIAIAKEYRFPCILLCDTAHEMHRDGAETITVSKGADAVDFVLVNRIKKGDIIVTQDYGLAAMALAKQGFPLDQNGRWFTNENIDQLLAARHKAQKIRRAGGRLRGPKKRTTEQTEAFVVSLRKLCDTVPTI; via the coding sequence ATGACAACAATTTTGGTTGATGCAGATGGTTGTTCTGTAATTAACGAAACTATTGCGATTGCTAAAGAATACCGGTTTCCCTGTATATTACTTTGTGATACAGCACATGAAATGCACCGCGATGGGGCAGAAACGATTACTGTATCAAAAGGTGCAGATGCAGTCGATTTCGTGTTAGTCAATCGCATAAAAAAAGGTGATATTATCGTAACCCAAGATTATGGACTAGCCGCCATGGCTTTAGCAAAACAAGGATTTCCGCTCGATCAAAACGGCAGATGGTTCACAAATGAAAATATCGATCAGTTGTTAGCAGCACGTCATAAAGCGCAGAAAATCCGTCGTGCAGGCGGAAGATTACGAGGTCCGAAAAAGCGAACGACAGAGCAAACAGAAGCTTTTGTAGTAAGTTTACGAAAATTATGCGACACGGTACCCACCATTTAA
- a CDS encoding N-acetyltransferase has product MIHPTYFRKGIAEQLLCFIEEYEYTAKKVIVSTGSKNFPAIHLYKKCEYFKKGERQVTERLTLTVFEKVLR; this is encoded by the coding sequence ATGATTCATCCAACCTATTTCCGAAAAGGAATTGCGGAGCAGTTACTATGTTTCATTGAAGAATATGAATATACCGCAAAAAAAGTAATAGTTTCTACTGGCTCAAAAAACTTTCCTGCAATACATCTCTATAAAAAGTGTGAATATTTTAAAAAAGGGGAAAGACAAGTAACAGAACGTCTTACTTTAACAGTATTCGAGAAAGTCTTACGCTAA
- a CDS encoding cation diffusion facilitator family transporter has translation MTTRTQNHSKSSIVAIWISLVSNVVLTVVKLIVGFFFRSPVLLADGFHNAGDVVASAAALTSMQISKRPADDDHPYGHGKAEVIGSSIVAIILGLASIYIAFEAVMALFEDPATASKIALLTAVVSLIWKYVLYIYTMRVGKRENSKGLIATAYDHLADVYASLAAVVGIGLALIGDAFMIPMLAYGDPIAGIIVSILVFRIAMEIGKESIDILMEKSVSEERLATFEKTIRSLPEVKRIDRLRAREHGHYVLVDIRIGVSGNLTIQEGHMISSKLRNLLMEENEDVDEVLIHLNPWYPEKQSGILTNEE, from the coding sequence ATGACAACACGTACTCAAAATCACTCAAAATCTTCTATCGTTGCGATTTGGATTAGTTTAGTAAGCAACGTCGTATTAACTGTAGTAAAACTAATCGTTGGTTTCTTTTTTCGAAGTCCCGTCTTACTGGCAGACGGTTTTCACAATGCGGGAGATGTTGTTGCTTCTGCTGCTGCGTTAACTTCCATGCAAATTTCTAAACGTCCAGCCGATGACGATCACCCGTATGGACATGGGAAAGCAGAAGTGATCGGCTCGAGCATCGTAGCAATCATTTTAGGTTTAGCTTCTATTTACATCGCGTTTGAGGCAGTAATGGCTTTATTTGAAGACCCGGCTACTGCCAGTAAAATTGCTTTACTCACTGCGGTCGTCTCTCTTATTTGGAAGTATGTATTATATATCTATACGATGCGTGTGGGTAAAAGAGAAAACAGCAAAGGATTGATTGCGACAGCCTATGATCATTTAGCTGATGTCTACGCTTCGCTTGCAGCTGTAGTCGGTATTGGACTTGCGTTAATCGGTGATGCGTTCATGATCCCTATGCTCGCTTACGGCGATCCAATTGCGGGTATTATCGTTTCTATTCTTGTATTCCGTATCGCAATGGAAATCGGCAAAGAAAGTATTGATATTCTAATGGAGAAAAGTGTCAGCGAAGAGAGGCTTGCTACATTTGAAAAGACTATACGGTCGCTTCCTGAAGTTAAACGAATCGATCGTTTGCGCGCGCGTGAGCATGGTCACTATGTGTTAGTCGATATTCGCATCGGCGTGTCTGGTAATTTAACCATTCAGGAAGGACATATGATCTCCAGTAAATTACGGAATTTATTAATGGAAGAAAACGAAGATGTGGACGAAGTGTTAATTCATTTAAATCCGTGGTATCCAGAAAAACAATCCGGTATACTTACTAACGAGGAGTGA
- a CDS encoding cupin domain-containing protein, producing the protein MKLLDTKNQLTEKQKHMDRVAAVDNAVVLNIQLRKGEEIAEHDADSEVFIIVRKGRVRFTVEGETVELTPDNVLHMDPREKHSLHAIEESDLIVIQAKP; encoded by the coding sequence ATGAAATTACTGGATACGAAGAATCAGTTAACAGAAAAACAAAAGCATATGGACCGGGTGGCGGCAGTTGATAACGCAGTAGTACTGAACATCCAATTACGTAAAGGGGAAGAGATCGCCGAGCATGATGCTGATAGCGAAGTATTTATTATCGTTCGCAAAGGCCGTGTTCGTTTTACAGTGGAAGGAGAGACTGTTGAACTAACGCCCGATAATGTATTGCATATGGATCCACGTGAAAAGCATAGTTTACATGCGATTGAAGAATCTGATCTCATCGTAATTCAAGCTAAACCATAA
- a CDS encoding protoporphyrinogen oxidase produces MKPLTIEALEICLKETEDTIRTADDHFLQQPISYLQSNIAEFFFVDSPDFDHIHVDSLALEVDDIFKTYMVLFGLQGKKKEGDVIRQFIEEKVQNQLLGLSISFSDNEGFWEINMPLDSIEGFEETMPIQDVLQLLNGILGDLDELRASK; encoded by the coding sequence ATGAAGCCATTAACAATTGAAGCGTTAGAAATCTGCTTAAAGGAAACAGAAGATACGATCCGCACAGCAGATGATCATTTTTTACAGCAACCCATTTCGTATTTACAATCAAATATAGCTGAATTTTTCTTTGTAGATTCTCCTGATTTTGATCATATTCATGTGGATTCCCTAGCATTGGAAGTCGATGATATATTCAAAACATATATGGTCTTGTTTGGTCTACAAGGTAAGAAAAAAGAAGGCGATGTTATTCGTCAATTCATTGAGGAAAAAGTTCAGAATCAATTGCTCGGACTAAGCATTTCATTTTCTGATAACGAAGGCTTTTGGGAAATCAATATGCCACTAGATTCGATTGAAGGTTTTGAAGAAACTATGCCGATTCAGGACGTTTTGCAGTTACTTAACGGGATACTTGGCGACCTTGATGAATTGAGAGCAAGCAAGTAA
- a CDS encoding type III polyketide synthase, translating into MPKIQSISTVCPPVELKQEEAMKFARSLFSDSFKDIDRLLKVFQNGEIDTRQVCMPLEWYSEPHDFETKNNLYIEHAVTLGKQAVEKCLTNSATLERSVDPAEIDAIFFVSSSGLATPSIDARLINQLPFRHDIKRIPIWGLGCAGGASGMSRAFDYCKAYPESNVLVLALELCSLTFQRDDVTKSNLVGVSLFSDGVACALVSGEQSTIKSTRPMPVIRATSSRFMPDSEDVMGWDIKNDGLHVVFSKSIPNVIKSWLGPFVHQFVKEQNLSMEDVTHFVAHPGGKKVLDAYEKALHMDSQQTATSKKVLQHHGNMSSPTVLYVLKDFIEQQPTSGDIGLMAALGPGFCGELLLLEWQ; encoded by the coding sequence ATGCCAAAAATTCAATCTATCAGTACAGTTTGTCCACCTGTTGAACTAAAACAGGAAGAAGCCATGAAGTTTGCTCGTTCTCTTTTTTCTGATTCATTTAAAGATATTGATCGTTTACTAAAAGTGTTCCAAAATGGCGAGATCGATACACGTCAAGTTTGTATGCCTTTAGAATGGTATTCCGAACCGCATGATTTTGAAACGAAAAATAATCTTTATATTGAACATGCTGTGACGCTTGGGAAACAGGCGGTAGAGAAATGTTTAACGAACTCAGCCACTTTAGAGCGTTCGGTAGATCCAGCTGAAATCGATGCGATTTTCTTCGTATCTAGCAGCGGACTAGCGACACCTAGTATTGATGCACGACTTATTAATCAATTACCGTTTCGCCATGATATTAAACGTATTCCCATCTGGGGTCTTGGCTGTGCAGGTGGTGCATCGGGTATGAGCCGCGCTTTCGATTATTGTAAAGCTTATCCAGAATCCAATGTTCTAGTACTTGCTTTGGAACTTTGTAGCTTGACGTTCCAGCGTGATGACGTAACAAAAAGTAATCTAGTGGGGGTGTCGTTATTTTCAGATGGTGTAGCATGTGCGTTAGTTTCAGGTGAACAATCCACGATTAAAAGCACCCGTCCAATGCCTGTAATACGTGCAACTTCTTCACGCTTCATGCCTGATTCTGAAGATGTAATGGGCTGGGATATTAAAAATGATGGTTTGCATGTAGTCTTTTCGAAAAGTATTCCAAACGTCATCAAGAGTTGGCTCGGACCATTCGTCCACCAGTTTGTAAAAGAGCAAAATTTATCTATGGAGGATGTTACCCATTTTGTGGCACATCCTGGAGGAAAGAAAGTACTTGACGCCTATGAAAAAGCACTTCATATGGATTCACAGCAAACGGCTACTTCCAAGAAAGTGCTACAACATCACGGCAACATGTCCTCTCCTACCGTGTTATACGTATTAAAAGATTTCATCGAACAACAACCGACTTCAGGAGATATTGGCTTAATGGCAGCATTAGGACCAGGCTTTTGCGGGGAATTACTATTATTGGAGTGGCAGTGA
- a CDS encoding TRM11 family methyltransferase, giving the protein MTTSFIYTYIRHRDEQELCRMEMRAFFGKDVEDNVIQSEIAVNPSRSPFMKARLEVWLHADNLESLAQQATQLEVAKSFKTVCLNEMDLADTPKIIHAQRRDIERTVGLNISGEPELDYPELLIGIVQLDDQWYAGELIESSSDWHAHQQKPHMYSTALGTRLARAAVNIAVPHPEGIRVIDPCCGIGTVLVEALSMGIPIEGRDINPLVVNGSRKNIAYFELQGSVEVGPIAEVDELYDVAIIDMPYNLFTHITAEGQLDILKEARRFAKSCLIVTIENMDDMLEVAGWVIADRCLARKGTFSREVVLCT; this is encoded by the coding sequence ATGACTACTTCATTTATCTATACGTATATCCGGCATCGTGATGAACAGGAACTATGCCGGATGGAAATGCGCGCTTTTTTCGGTAAAGATGTAGAGGATAATGTCATTCAAAGTGAAATAGCGGTTAATCCTTCGCGAAGTCCTTTCATGAAAGCCCGTTTAGAAGTGTGGCTTCATGCGGATAATTTAGAGTCATTAGCTCAGCAAGCCACTCAACTAGAAGTAGCAAAATCATTTAAGACAGTATGCTTGAATGAGATGGATTTAGCGGATACTCCCAAAATCATTCATGCTCAAAGACGTGATATCGAGCGTACAGTAGGTTTGAATATTTCAGGTGAACCCGAATTAGATTACCCCGAACTACTCATCGGCATTGTCCAATTAGATGATCAGTGGTATGCAGGTGAATTAATCGAGAGTTCATCGGATTGGCATGCGCATCAGCAGAAGCCACATATGTACTCTACTGCGCTCGGAACTCGTTTAGCAAGAGCAGCTGTCAATATTGCAGTGCCGCATCCTGAAGGCATCCGCGTCATCGATCCGTGCTGTGGAATTGGCACGGTGCTTGTTGAAGCATTGTCGATGGGCATTCCTATTGAAGGACGCGACATCAATCCTTTAGTCGTCAACGGTTCTAGAAAAAATATTGCTTATTTTGAATTACAAGGTAGTGTGGAAGTTGGACCTATTGCGGAAGTGGATGAATTATATGATGTAGCGATTATTGATATGCCATATAATTTATTTACACATATTACGGCAGAAGGTCAGCTGGATATTTTGAAAGAAGCGAGACGCTTTGCGAAGAGCTGTTTAATTGTTACGATTGAGAATATGGATGATATGCTTGAAGTAGCGGGTTGGGTAATTGCCGATCGCTGTCTTGCGCGGAAAGGTACATTTTCGCGGGAAGTGGTTTTATGTACATAA